In Streptomyces capitiformicae, one genomic interval encodes:
- the guaA gene encoding glutamine-hydrolyzing GMP synthase yields the protein MSSATPAAAAPDTVLVVDFGAQYAQLIARRVREARVYSEIVPSTMPVAEMLAKNPAAIILSGGPSSVYAEGAPRLDRALFESGVPIFGMCYGFQLMATALGGTVDNTGAREYGRTPLHVTKSGSTLFEGTPDEQSVWMSHGDACSAAPEGFTVTASTDVVPVAAFENDEKKLYGVQYHPEVMHSTHGQQVLEHFLYRGAGITPNWTTGNVIEEQVAAIRELVGDRRAICGLSGGVDSAVAAALVQKAIGSQLTCVYVDHGLMRKNETEQVEKDFVAATGVQLKVVDAEERFLKALAGVSDPEEKRKVIGREFIRVFEQAQAEIIADEGPAVEFLVQGTLYPDVVESGGGTGTANIKSHHNVGGLPEDLEFKLIEPLRKLFKDEVRMVGQELGLPEEIVQRQPFPGPGLGIRIVGEVTKDRLDLLREADAIAREELTAAGLDRDIWQCPVVLLADVRSVGVQGDGRTYGHPIVLRPVSSEDAMTADWSRLPYDVLAKISTRITNEVADVNRVVLDVTSKPPGTIEWE from the coding sequence GTGTCATCAGCGACCCCCGCTGCCGCCGCCCCCGACACCGTCCTGGTCGTCGACTTCGGCGCGCAGTACGCCCAGCTCATCGCCCGTCGCGTCCGCGAGGCCCGGGTCTACAGCGAGATCGTGCCGAGCACCATGCCGGTCGCGGAGATGCTCGCCAAGAACCCGGCGGCGATCATCCTCTCCGGCGGCCCTTCCTCGGTCTACGCCGAGGGCGCCCCCCGCCTCGACCGCGCACTCTTCGAGTCCGGCGTCCCGATCTTCGGCATGTGCTACGGCTTCCAGCTGATGGCCACCGCCCTCGGCGGCACCGTCGACAACACCGGCGCGCGCGAGTACGGCCGTACGCCCCTCCACGTAACGAAGTCCGGCTCCACCCTCTTCGAGGGCACCCCCGACGAGCAGTCGGTGTGGATGTCCCACGGCGACGCCTGCTCCGCCGCCCCCGAGGGCTTCACCGTCACGGCCTCCACCGACGTCGTACCGGTCGCCGCCTTCGAGAACGACGAGAAGAAGCTGTACGGCGTCCAGTACCACCCGGAGGTCATGCACTCCACGCACGGCCAGCAGGTCCTGGAGCACTTCCTCTACCGGGGCGCGGGCATCACCCCGAACTGGACCACCGGCAACGTGATCGAGGAGCAGGTCGCGGCCATCCGCGAGCTGGTCGGCGACAGGCGTGCGATCTGCGGCCTCTCCGGCGGCGTGGACTCCGCGGTCGCCGCGGCCCTCGTCCAGAAGGCCATCGGCTCCCAGCTGACCTGCGTGTACGTCGACCACGGCCTGATGCGCAAGAACGAGACCGAGCAGGTCGAGAAGGACTTCGTCGCGGCCACCGGCGTACAGCTGAAGGTCGTCGACGCGGAGGAGCGGTTCCTCAAGGCGCTCGCCGGGGTGTCCGACCCCGAGGAGAAGCGGAAGGTCATCGGCCGCGAGTTCATCCGGGTCTTCGAGCAGGCGCAAGCGGAGATCATCGCGGACGAGGGCCCGGCGGTGGAGTTCCTCGTCCAGGGCACCCTCTACCCGGATGTGGTCGAGTCCGGCGGTGGCACCGGCACGGCCAACATCAAGTCCCACCACAACGTGGGCGGCCTCCCCGAGGACCTGGAGTTCAAGCTCATCGAGCCGCTCCGCAAGCTCTTCAAGGACGAGGTGCGGATGGTCGGCCAGGAGCTCGGGCTCCCGGAGGAGATCGTCCAGCGCCAGCCCTTCCCGGGCCCGGGCCTCGGCATCCGTATCGTCGGCGAGGTCACCAAGGACCGCCTCGACCTGCTTCGCGAGGCCGACGCCATCGCCCGCGAGGAGCTGACGGCGGCCGGCCTCGACCGTGACATCTGGCAGTGCCCGGTCGTCCTGCTCGCGGACGTCCGCAGCGTCGGCGTCCAGGGCGACGGCCGCACCTACGGCCACCCGATCGTGCTCCGGCCCGTCTCCTCCGAGGACGCCATGACCGCCGACTGGTCGAGGCTGCCGTACGACGTCCTGGCGAAGATCTCGACCCGGATCACCAACGAGGTCGCCGACGTCAACCGGGTCGTCCTCGACGTGACGTCGAAGCCGCCGGGCACCATCGAGTGGGAGTGA
- a CDS encoding chorismate mutase produces the protein MRSPDMTVTTSDRTGAHTAEAADVISGARERIDALDDRIIGLMQERMAVSAVIQEARIESGGRRVNLSREMEVLAHYRDALGKPGTALAMTLLELCRGRI, from the coding sequence ATGAGGAGCCCCGACATGACCGTCACCACCAGCGACAGGACAGGCGCGCACACCGCGGAGGCCGCCGATGTGATCAGCGGCGCCCGGGAACGGATCGACGCGCTCGACGACCGCATCATCGGGCTGATGCAGGAGCGGATGGCGGTGTCGGCCGTGATCCAGGAGGCGCGGATCGAGTCGGGCGGCCGCCGGGTGAACCTTTCCCGGGAGATGGAGGTCCTCGCCCACTACAGGGACGCTCTGGGCAAGCCCGGCACCGCGCTCGCCATGACCCTGCTGGAGTTGTGCCGGGGGCGCATCTGA
- a CDS encoding GMC family oxidoreductase, translating to MPQDAYDYDVIVVGSGFGGSVTALRLTEKGYRVGVLEAGRRFTRQSLPRNSWDLKNYLWAPALGMYGIQRIHLLGNVMVLAGAGVGGGSLNYANTLYVPPKPFFEDPQWKDITDWQEELKPYYDQARRMLGVRLNPTMTPSDVHLKATAERMGVGDSFHLAPVGVFFGDGEDADGQAKAAPGDQVADPYFGGAGPARNACTECGECMTGCRHGAKNTLNENYLYLAEKAGAVVHPMTTVVALTEDSQGGYAVTTLPTDDRRKGESRVLKARRVVLAAGTYGTQTLLHRMKANGQLPYISDRLGMLTRTNSEALVGAQTDNRRYRKAHGAPEVDFTRGVAITSSIHPDENTHIEPVRYGKGSNAMGGLSILQVPYAGGTASGTSRVLGWLAHAAKHPWLVARSLSNRRWSERTIIGLVMQSLDNSLTTQLKQKGPGKGLLTARQGHGAPNPKQIEAASTAASALAAEINGFAGSNVGELMGTPLTAHFLGGCPIGATADDGVIDPYHRLYGHPGISVVDGAAVSANLGVNPSLTITAQAERAMSYWPNKGEPDHRPAPGTAYERLRPVEPLNPAVPADAFGALRLPLMPVPTVPPKKHRS from the coding sequence GTGCCCCAGGACGCTTACGACTACGACGTCATCGTCGTCGGCTCCGGCTTCGGCGGCAGCGTGACCGCCCTGCGCCTGACCGAGAAGGGCTACCGAGTCGGCGTCCTGGAAGCGGGCCGCCGCTTCACCCGGCAGTCGCTCCCCAGGAACTCCTGGGACCTGAAGAACTACCTCTGGGCCCCGGCCCTCGGCATGTACGGCATCCAGCGCATCCACCTGCTGGGCAATGTCATGGTCCTGGCCGGGGCCGGTGTGGGCGGCGGCTCCCTCAACTACGCCAACACCCTCTACGTACCGCCGAAGCCCTTCTTCGAAGACCCTCAGTGGAAGGACATCACCGACTGGCAGGAGGAGCTGAAGCCGTACTACGACCAGGCCCGCCGCATGCTCGGCGTACGGCTCAACCCGACGATGACCCCGTCGGACGTGCACCTCAAGGCCACAGCGGAGCGTATGGGCGTCGGTGACAGCTTCCACCTCGCCCCGGTCGGCGTCTTCTTCGGTGACGGCGAGGACGCGGACGGACAGGCGAAGGCCGCGCCCGGCGATCAGGTCGCGGACCCGTACTTCGGCGGCGCGGGCCCCGCCCGCAACGCCTGCACCGAGTGCGGCGAGTGCATGACCGGTTGCCGCCACGGCGCGAAGAACACCCTCAACGAGAACTACCTCTACCTCGCCGAGAAGGCGGGCGCGGTCGTCCATCCGATGACGACGGTCGTCGCGCTCACCGAGGACTCGCAGGGCGGCTACGCCGTCACGACCCTCCCGACCGACGACCGCCGCAAGGGTGAGTCCCGTGTGCTGAAGGCCCGCCGGGTCGTCCTCGCGGCCGGCACCTACGGCACGCAGACCCTGCTGCACCGCATGAAGGCGAACGGCCAACTGCCGTACATCTCGGACCGTCTGGGCATGCTGACCCGCACCAACTCCGAGGCCCTGGTCGGCGCCCAGACCGACAACCGCCGCTACCGCAAGGCCCATGGCGCGCCCGAGGTCGACTTCACCCGCGGTGTGGCGATCACCTCCTCCATCCACCCCGACGAGAACACCCACATCGAACCGGTGCGCTACGGCAAGGGCTCGAATGCGATGGGCGGCCTGTCGATCCTCCAGGTCCCGTACGCGGGCGGTACCGCGTCGGGCACGTCACGCGTCCTGGGCTGGCTGGCCCACGCGGCCAAACACCCCTGGCTGGTGGCCCGTTCCCTCTCCAACCGCCGCTGGTCGGAGCGGACCATCATCGGCCTGGTGATGCAGTCCCTGGACAACTCCCTCACCACTCAGTTGAAGCAGAAAGGGCCGGGCAAGGGCCTGTTGACGGCACGTCAGGGCCATGGCGCCCCCAACCCCAAGCAGATCGAGGCCGCTTCGACGGCCGCGTCGGCACTCGCCGCCGAGATCAACGGTTTCGCCGGCAGCAACGTCGGTGAACTCATGGGCACCCCGCTCACCGCGCACTTCCTCGGCGGCTGCCCCATCGGCGCCACCGCCGACGACGGCGTCATCGACCCGTACCACCGCCTCTACGGCCACCCCGGCATCTCCGTCGTCGACGGCGCCGCGGTCTCCGCGAACCTGGGCGTGAACCCGTCCCTGACGATCACCGCCCAGGCCGAGCGCGCGATGTCGTACTGGCCCAACAAGGGCGAGCCCGACCACCGCCCCGCCCCCGGAACGGCGTACGAACGCCTCCGCCCGGTGGAGCCCCTGAATCCGGCGGTCCCGGCGGACGCCTTCGGCGCGCTGCGGCTGCCGCTGATGCCGGTGCCCACGGTGCCGCCGAAGAAGCACCGGTCATGA
- a CDS encoding succinic semialdehyde dehydrogenase, which yields MTDSQAPEKTGTVRTTGTNPLAPAPAGARTAADVVTPELVAQLTKGVVGSGRTANHTPFTGEKLADLPESTPEDVVKAYERARAAQAVWAQVPVRERAAVLLRFHDLVLERQAEVLDLIQLETGKARLHAHEEVQAVAVATRHYGRKAPFYLKPKRHAGAMPTLTKVTELRHPRGVVGQIAPWNYPLELSVGDAIPAFVAGNAVVMKPDTETCLTALWARDLLIEAGLPAEVFQVVIGEGPVVGPEVVKHADYVSFTGSTRTGREVAQGAAARLVGVSLELGGKNAMLVLEDADIEKAAAGAVRACFSSAGQLCISIERLYVHESIADAFLERFAARTKAMRLGKSLAYGAEMGSLVGDRQLETVTRHVDEAVAKGAKVVAGGVARPDIGPYFYEPTILDGVSEPMSVCTEETFGPVVSIYRFKDEDAAVEEANSTAYGLNASVWTKDGRRGRAVAARLRAGTVNVNEGYASAYGSVQSPMGGMKDSGLGRRHGSEGILKYTEAQTVAQQRLLPMAPSLGMDDEKYAQVMSRSLRAMKALRLR from the coding sequence ATGACGGACTCGCAGGCCCCCGAAAAGACCGGCACGGTACGGACGACCGGCACCAACCCCCTCGCGCCCGCCCCCGCCGGCGCCCGTACGGCCGCCGACGTGGTCACCCCCGAACTGGTCGCCCAGCTCACCAAAGGCGTGGTCGGATCCGGCCGGACCGCCAACCACACGCCGTTCACCGGCGAGAAGCTCGCCGACCTGCCCGAGTCCACTCCCGAGGACGTGGTGAAGGCCTACGAGCGGGCCCGCGCCGCCCAGGCCGTCTGGGCCCAGGTGCCCGTGCGTGAACGCGCCGCCGTACTCCTCCGCTTCCACGACCTGGTGCTCGAACGCCAGGCCGAGGTCCTCGACCTGATCCAGCTGGAGACCGGCAAAGCCCGTCTGCACGCGCATGAGGAGGTCCAGGCCGTCGCGGTCGCCACCCGCCACTACGGCCGCAAGGCCCCCTTCTATCTGAAGCCGAAGCGGCACGCGGGCGCGATGCCGACCCTCACGAAGGTCACGGAACTCCGCCACCCGCGCGGTGTGGTCGGCCAGATCGCCCCCTGGAACTACCCCCTCGAACTCTCCGTCGGCGACGCCATCCCCGCCTTCGTCGCGGGCAACGCGGTGGTGATGAAGCCCGACACGGAGACGTGCCTCACCGCGCTCTGGGCCCGTGACCTCCTCATCGAGGCCGGTCTGCCCGCCGAGGTCTTCCAGGTCGTCATCGGCGAGGGCCCCGTCGTCGGCCCCGAGGTCGTCAAGCACGCCGACTACGTCTCCTTCACCGGCTCCACCCGCACCGGCCGCGAGGTCGCCCAGGGCGCCGCCGCCCGTCTCGTCGGCGTCTCCCTCGAACTCGGCGGCAAGAACGCCATGCTGGTCCTGGAGGACGCCGACATAGAGAAGGCGGCCGCGGGAGCAGTCCGCGCCTGCTTCTCCTCCGCAGGTCAACTCTGCATCTCGATCGAGCGGTTGTACGTCCACGAGTCCATCGCCGACGCCTTCCTGGAGCGCTTCGCCGCCCGCACCAAGGCCATGCGCCTCGGCAAGTCCCTCGCGTACGGCGCCGAGATGGGCTCCCTCGTCGGCGACCGTCAGCTGGAGACCGTCACGAGGCACGTCGACGAGGCCGTGGCGAAGGGCGCGAAGGTGGTGGCCGGCGGAGTGGCCCGCCCGGACATCGGCCCCTACTTCTACGAGCCCACGATCCTCGACGGCGTCTCGGAACCCATGTCCGTCTGCACGGAGGAGACCTTCGGCCCGGTCGTCTCCATCTACCGTTTCAAGGACGAGGACGCCGCGGTCGAGGAGGCCAACTCCACCGCGTACGGTCTCAACGCCTCCGTCTGGACCAAGGACGGCCGCCGGGGCCGCGCCGTCGCCGCCCGCCTGCGCGCCGGCACCGTCAACGTCAACGAGGGCTACGCCTCCGCCTACGGCAGCGTCCAGTCCCCCATGGGCGGAATGAAGGACTCCGGCCTGGGCCGCCGCCACGGCTCGGAGGGCATCCTCAAGTACACGGAGGCCCAGACGGTCGCCCAGCAACGGCTGTTGCCGATGGCCCCGTCGCTCGGGATGGACGACGAGAAGTACGCGCAGGTCATGAGCCGCAGCCTGAGGGCGATGAAGGCACTCCGTCTCAGGTAA
- a CDS encoding serine/threonine-protein kinase, producing the protein MKDDGEHPYGGLLDDDRPEEAVRESGVRESGSPENGRRPESGVPRGGRLIGGRYRLAERIGSGGMGTVWRAVDELVDREVAVKQPKLPGDADDPDGPEGEMRQRAANRLHREARAAARVDHPSAVTIHDVVVEDGYPWIVMELVRGESLHEVLKRGALPPAESARIGLAVVGALRAAHSVGIVHRDVKPANVLLGPHGQVVLTDFGIAHVQGEESLTVTGEFIGSLEFVAPERMSGPGAAGPPSDLWSLGVLLYAAVEGWSPFRRTTLESTLAAILSTEPPTPERAGPLGPLVVRLLTKEPAARPDAEEAARILADVAEDRVPEIQSPSDLQQLGEDVGTVRLGGELSRAAAGSGGAESGEPEAARGTAVVRPGPGWKPGRRGSRRLLVVAAVAGALLAGGGVWVGTYLGGGGVYAVAEPEIGSFPARSEPSSSASGTTAADWVAHNEKAMNAVLSLPRPYERLRAQGGKNDQPRTVTYDGEDVIQVRLTQWDKAPATPMAQAKDSTDIVEGDGKVGAQYTRTSFQEQEAVLADTTHYLDGTPTRVMELIIRTDDSRMYELRVDMPKGTADEKKGTAVFKGARERLKILGM; encoded by the coding sequence ATGAAGGACGACGGTGAACATCCGTACGGTGGACTCCTGGACGACGACCGCCCGGAGGAAGCGGTACGGGAGAGCGGAGTTCGGGAGAGCGGAAGCCCGGAGAACGGACGACGCCCGGAGAGCGGAGTCCCACGTGGCGGTCGGCTGATCGGCGGCCGTTACCGACTCGCCGAACGCATCGGCTCCGGCGGTATGGGCACCGTCTGGCGAGCCGTCGACGAACTCGTGGACCGGGAAGTCGCCGTCAAGCAGCCGAAGTTGCCCGGTGACGCCGACGACCCGGACGGCCCCGAGGGCGAGATGCGCCAGCGGGCCGCCAACCGGCTCCACCGCGAGGCCCGCGCCGCCGCCCGTGTCGATCACCCTTCGGCCGTCACCATCCACGATGTCGTGGTCGAGGACGGATATCCGTGGATCGTCATGGAACTCGTCCGCGGCGAATCCCTCCACGAGGTGCTCAAGCGCGGTGCCCTTCCTCCCGCCGAGTCCGCCCGTATCGGTCTCGCCGTCGTCGGCGCCCTGCGCGCCGCGCACTCCGTCGGCATCGTGCACCGCGACGTCAAACCCGCCAACGTCCTGCTCGGACCGCACGGCCAGGTCGTCCTCACCGACTTCGGCATCGCCCATGTCCAGGGCGAGGAATCGCTCACCGTGACGGGCGAGTTCATCGGATCGCTCGAGTTCGTCGCCCCCGAGCGCATGTCCGGGCCCGGCGCCGCCGGTCCGCCCTCCGACCTGTGGTCGCTCGGCGTCCTCCTGTACGCCGCCGTCGAGGGCTGGTCCCCCTTCCGCCGTACGACGCTGGAGTCCACCCTTGCCGCGATCCTCTCCACCGAGCCCCCGACGCCCGAGCGCGCGGGCCCTCTCGGCCCTCTCGTCGTACGGCTGTTGACCAAGGAACCGGCGGCGCGCCCCGACGCCGAAGAGGCCGCCAGGATCCTGGCGGACGTGGCGGAGGACCGGGTCCCGGAGATTCAGAGCCCGTCCGATCTCCAGCAACTGGGCGAGGACGTGGGGACGGTACGGCTCGGGGGCGAGCTCTCCCGGGCGGCCGCGGGATCGGGTGGCGCAGAGAGCGGTGAGCCGGAGGCCGCGCGCGGGACTGCCGTCGTGCGCCCCGGCCCCGGGTGGAAGCCGGGCCGGCGTGGTTCCCGGCGGCTTCTCGTCGTCGCGGCCGTCGCCGGAGCCCTGCTGGCCGGCGGGGGAGTCTGGGTCGGGACGTACCTCGGCGGGGGCGGTGTCTACGCGGTCGCCGAGCCCGAGATCGGGTCATTTCCTGCCCGGAGCGAACCCAGCTCCAGCGCCAGTGGGACGACCGCTGCCGACTGGGTGGCCCACAACGAGAAGGCCATGAACGCCGTCCTCTCCCTCCCGCGCCCCTACGAACGGCTCCGCGCGCAGGGCGGGAAGAACGACCAGCCCCGCACGGTCACCTACGACGGCGAGGACGTCATCCAGGTGCGGCTCACCCAGTGGGACAAGGCGCCGGCGACCCCCATGGCCCAGGCCAAGGACTCCACCGACATCGTGGAGGGCGACGGGAAGGTCGGCGCCCAGTACACACGCACCAGCTTCCAGGAGCAGGAGGCCGTCCTCGCCGACACCACCCACTACCTGGACGGCACGCCCACCCGGGTCATGGAGCTGATCATCCGCACCGACGACAGCCGGATGTACGAGCTGCGCGTGGACATGCCGAAGGGGACGGCGGACGAGAAGAAGGGCACGGCGGTGTTCAAGGGCGCCCGGGAGCGACTGAAGATCCTCGGGATGTGA
- a CDS encoding diacylglycerol/lipid kinase family protein, translating to MGIEHFDVRAHARQRWAARVALACAVSAVLLPLGYAREASLFLVAGVLVGVGVTAASLWWVLTHRGAARIAAGALAVAAPVAVIWWFATVNLLWVVVVSAALWGAAVWLGKFTLSSTKSHQVDVPEHPTPAPTRPFLIMNPKSGGGKVDRFRLKEKAERLGATVHLLDPSHPEDVAVLARDAVRAGADLLGVAGGDGTQAQVAAIAAAYDVPLLVISAGTRNHFAMDLGLDRDNPAACLDALTDKGVELHVDLGYASGHPFVNNASFGAYAAVVQSPAYRDDKVRTTLELLPELLTHQRGPRLTARIGDAVIDAPQAVLVSNNVYRSDDLVGLGRRERLDAGVLGVVGIRVDSAAEAAGLVLGPNAPGLSLLIADEIVVEADRPEIEVGIDGEALVLPTPVHCRVSQKALRVRVPRDRPGVPEPKPPLDWRRLRKLAAAVGRTALPKHRERYGWLQDLWNRWR from the coding sequence GTGGGCATCGAACATTTCGACGTACGGGCTCACGCCAGACAACGCTGGGCGGCCCGGGTCGCACTGGCCTGTGCGGTGTCCGCCGTACTGCTGCCGCTCGGTTACGCGCGCGAGGCGAGTCTCTTCCTCGTCGCGGGAGTCCTCGTGGGCGTCGGCGTCACGGCGGCCTCCCTCTGGTGGGTGCTGACCCACCGGGGCGCCGCCCGGATCGCGGCGGGCGCGCTGGCCGTGGCCGCGCCGGTCGCCGTCATCTGGTGGTTCGCCACCGTCAACCTGTTGTGGGTCGTGGTCGTGTCCGCGGCGCTGTGGGGCGCCGCCGTCTGGTTGGGCAAGTTCACCCTCAGCAGCACCAAGTCCCACCAGGTCGACGTACCGGAGCACCCCACGCCCGCGCCCACCCGGCCGTTCCTCATCATGAACCCGAAGTCCGGCGGCGGAAAGGTCGACCGGTTCCGGCTGAAGGAGAAGGCCGAGCGGCTCGGCGCCACCGTCCATCTGCTCGACCCCTCCCACCCCGAGGACGTCGCCGTGCTGGCCCGGGACGCCGTCCGCGCCGGCGCCGACCTGCTCGGGGTGGCGGGCGGCGACGGCACCCAGGCCCAGGTGGCCGCCATCGCGGCGGCGTACGACGTCCCCCTACTCGTCATCTCCGCCGGCACCCGCAACCACTTCGCCATGGACCTCGGGCTGGACCGCGACAACCCGGCCGCCTGCCTCGACGCCCTCACCGACAAGGGTGTCGAGCTCCACGTGGACCTCGGGTATGCGAGCGGCCACCCCTTCGTCAACAACGCCTCCTTCGGCGCGTACGCCGCCGTCGTACAGAGCCCCGCGTACCGCGACGACAAGGTCCGCACCACCCTGGAGCTGCTGCCCGAACTGCTCACGCACCAGCGGGGCCCGAGGCTCACCGCGCGAATCGGGGACGCCGTCATCGACGCGCCCCAGGCCGTGCTCGTCAGCAACAACGTCTACCGCAGCGACGATCTCGTCGGCCTCGGCCGCCGGGAGCGCCTGGACGCCGGGGTGCTCGGGGTGGTCGGCATCCGGGTCGACAGCGCCGCCGAGGCCGCCGGACTGGTCCTCGGCCCGAACGCCCCCGGGCTCAGCCTCCTGATCGCCGACGAGATCGTCGTCGAGGCCGACCGGCCGGAGATCGAGGTCGGGATCGACGGCGAGGCCCTCGTCCTGCCCACCCCCGTCCACTGCCGGGTCTCGCAGAAGGCGCTGCGCGTGCGGGTGCCACGCGACCGCCCCGGCGTCCCCGAGCCCAAACCGCCCCTCGACTGGCGCCGGTTGCGCAAGCTCGCCGCCGCGGTCGGCCGTACGGCCCTGCCCAAGCACCGCGAACGGTACGGGTGGCTGCAGGACCTGTGGAACCGGTGGCGCTAG
- a CDS encoding serine/threonine-protein kinase translates to MSSNGGAPYGSGYGPGYGADEPTSFGLQPPQPGVQYPGNPYAQPTQVVQQPAPTPPQASPDPGTGRLIAGRYRLLAKLGHGGMGTVWRAKDETVDREVAVKEPRVPDHLPERERANAFERMRREARAAARLDHPAVVNVHDVAVVDGQPWIVMELVQGRSLGDALQEGTLGVRDAARIGLEVFGALEAAHAAGILHRDVKPDNVLLGRHDRVVLTDFGIAQIEGETNLTDTGGFVGSPEYIAPERVLGQRPGPASDLWSLGVVLYAATEGVSPFRRSNTPATLQSVLNATPAPPASARGPLAEVINGLLEKDPARRPTAARVRELLQAAANPPAPAPTQVVHQAAAGQAVASAAGKGVHLGPKALVGLGAAVVAAAVTAYLVIAKPFAGPLPEGWKQRNLGPKVAASVGVPDGFVKYKFEPDEMDGPAARFVDPSGLIWITVDRDVKKNDKKNDKENEIPGAALDKAYVDWGLLKDGEYSWDIADEPAPKGEPHETTFQDRKAAENTIVYTTTDSQNPRVREARVLYYRASNGDMYRLWVDYPGKGHFTEQGREIAGTALATLEIDNL, encoded by the coding sequence ATGAGCAGCAACGGGGGAGCCCCTTACGGATCCGGCTATGGACCCGGCTACGGAGCCGACGAACCGACGAGTTTCGGACTGCAACCGCCGCAGCCGGGTGTGCAGTACCCGGGCAACCCGTACGCGCAGCCCACCCAGGTGGTCCAGCAACCGGCACCCACGCCCCCGCAGGCCTCGCCCGACCCCGGCACCGGCCGCCTGATAGCGGGCCGTTACCGGTTGCTTGCCAAGCTCGGCCACGGCGGCATGGGCACCGTGTGGCGGGCGAAGGACGAGACGGTGGACCGTGAGGTCGCCGTCAAGGAGCCCCGCGTACCGGACCATCTTCCCGAGCGTGAACGGGCCAACGCCTTCGAGCGGATGCGCCGTGAGGCACGCGCGGCGGCCAGGCTCGATCACCCGGCGGTCGTGAACGTGCACGATGTGGCGGTCGTGGACGGCCAGCCGTGGATCGTGATGGAGCTGGTGCAGGGGCGTTCGCTGGGCGACGCGCTCCAGGAGGGCACCCTCGGGGTGCGTGACGCGGCGAGAATCGGCCTTGAGGTGTTCGGCGCGCTGGAGGCCGCGCACGCGGCGGGCATCCTGCACCGTGACGTCAAGCCCGACAACGTCCTCCTCGGCCGCCACGACCGCGTCGTCCTCACCGACTTCGGCATCGCCCAGATCGAGGGCGAGACCAACCTGACGGACACCGGTGGCTTCGTCGGATCGCCCGAGTACATCGCCCCCGAGCGGGTGCTGGGCCAGCGTCCCGGCCCCGCGTCGGACCTCTGGTCGCTCGGTGTCGTCCTCTACGCGGCCACGGAGGGGGTCTCGCCCTTCCGCCGCAGCAACACCCCCGCGACCCTGCAGTCGGTGCTCAACGCCACGCCCGCGCCGCCCGCTTCGGCACGCGGCCCGCTGGCCGAGGTCATCAACGGCCTCCTGGAGAAGGACCCCGCGCGTCGCCCGACCGCCGCCCGGGTCCGTGAGCTGCTTCAGGCGGCCGCGAACCCGCCGGCTCCGGCGCCCACCCAGGTGGTCCACCAGGCCGCCGCCGGGCAGGCTGTCGCGTCGGCTGCCGGCAAGGGCGTACACCTCGGCCCCAAGGCGCTCGTCGGCCTGGGCGCGGCGGTCGTCGCGGCGGCGGTGACGGCGTACCTGGTGATCGCGAAGCCGTTCGCGGGTCCGCTGCCCGAGGGATGGAAGCAGCGGAACCTCGGTCCGAAGGTCGCTGCGAGCGTCGGCGTGCCCGACGGGTTCGTGAAGTACAAGTTCGAGCCGGACGAGATGGACGGCCCCGCCGCGCGGTTCGTCGACCCGAGCGGCCTGATATGGATCACCGTCGACCGCGACGTCAAGAAGAACGACAAGAAGAACGACAAGGAGAACGAGATCCCGGGCGCCGCGCTGGACAAGGCGTACGTGGACTGGGGGCTGCTCAAGGACGGCGAGTACAGCTGGGACATCGCCGACGAGCCCGCGCCCAAGGGCGAGCCGCACGAGACCACGTTCCAGGACCGCAAGGCCGCCGAGAACACCATCGTCTACACGACGACGGACAGTCAGAACCCGCGGGTGCGGGAGGCCCGGGTCCTCTACTACCGGGCGAGCAACGGCGACATGTACCGGCTGTGGGTCGACTACCCGGGCAAGGGCCACTTCACCGAACAGGGCCGCGAGATCGCCGGTACGGCGCTCGCGACCCTGGAGATCGACAACTTGTAG